The DNA segment CCTACATATGTTGGTTCGCCATAAGTGGTACTATATTAGGCAATATTGGTGCAAAAGCGCTGTTAGCGATGGTAACATTGAAAGCAAAGAGGAAAAATCATGATTAATGGATTTGACAATGTTATAGCCCTTGAGGCGCATATTAAAAGTGGCGGCGTGATTTCCTCTCCGCGCAATGTCACTTCGCGCTATCGTGCGGATTTGTTACGCCTGATGGCGTCTTTTGTGGATAGCGAATTTGCCGCTTCTGCGGGTTTTGCTAGCATATTGAATGAGGCACCTGGTATTGTCCAGCGGATTAATGTTGCACGTATCGTTTTAGAAAAGGCTGAAAGTGGTGAGGCGGTGTTGAATATTATGGCTGATTTTGGCATTGATATTCAACAATATGGCAATAATCACCCCGATAGAAGCAATTTTGATTGGTCTGATCGTTTAGAACGTGATGGTGATATGAGCGCTTTACCGTATAACTTGCGTGATATGCGCTTGTCGGTATTTTATTATCCGTTCAAAAACTGGTGTGATGCTATGATGATGGGCGTTTTAATGGGTAAGGCAAAGCAAATTCAGCTGCAAGAATTAAGTCAAATATCTTACGCGCCACTTGCTGATGCTTTTCGAACCATTAGCACTATTGAGCAACGCCATACCAATCTTGCCCGTGATGAATTATTACGGCTTGCTAAAGGCGCTTATAAAAATGGCACGAGCGATGAACTAAAATCGCTATTTCACTACTGGTTGCCAAAAGTAAGAGCAATTTTTGGATCGGTTAATTCTTCGGGTTTTGAGCGTCTTAAAAAATTTGGGCTGCGTTATCGTAGTAATAAGGAAATGTTAGATGAATTTAATCTGCGTGCGGAGGAATTACGTCAGTCCCTGCGGATTATCGCCGGCTTATAGGTGTCGCTACAGCATAGACAATTCAAAGCACCAACTAATTCTGTGGCCTGACGATATTTGAAAGAAATATGTGGTTTAAAATATAATTTTGCTTTTGACTTTTTTCTGCGTGTAAGATGGCAATCTACTTTGAATATTTTTGTAACCAAAGCATTTATTGAAATACTCAGTTAATCTGCGTATATTTATTTTTCAAATCGAATGATAATTTTGAATGTGCTAATATCGAATATGCCTAACATTTTTTAAAAAATTTTAAAATATCGTAATCATTACTTAAAAGCATGCATTATATCCTTTTTGATACCGTTTTTTGCATAAATTTTGAAGCTATGGCTTGAATTATGTTTTAATATTTTTGTATAAGAAAATTATAAACTATACTATGGTGGGAGAGATTTAATGACGGGGCAAAAGATTAGGGAGCGAGATCTTGGTGAATTTCTTAAAAATGGTGGTCTATTGTTATCACCAGAAGAAGTGCTAGAGCCCTATCGTAGTGAATTAATTCAAATTATGGCTGCATTTTTTGATAGCGAGCTTGCGGTATCAGCCGGCTTTGTTGATCTTTTGAACATGGCTCCTAATATTAATTTGCGCATTAATGTCGCACGATTGGTGGTTGAAAAAGCAGAACATGCTAAGGCTATCCTTGATATGATGCGTGATTTTGGTGAGGAGGGGCAAGAATATCAAAATCGCGTTAATAATGAAAAAGGTTTTAATTGGGCGGCTCGTCTTGATCGTGGCCATAATGGTGCAATGCCTAACATGATTAACTTAGATAAGCGCGTTAATGTGTTATATTACCCTTATGAAAATTGGCCAGATGCGGTTATGATGTATGTTGTGATGGAAAAAGCTGCTCATATTCTAATTAGTGAATTATCTAAAATCTTTTATAAACCTTTGGGAATGGCTTGTCAGCTAGTCATGACATCTGAACGCCAGCACTCTTATCTTAGTCGTAAGGAACTGTTACGCCTCGCTAAGGGGAGTATGAAAACAGGTGATCTTGGTAAAATTGAAGCTTCGTTGGATTATTGGCTTTTTCGCGCACGGGCCAATTTTGATTCAATTAATTTACCTTATTTTGAACGCTTACGCGCATTGGGATTACCCCATAGGAGCAATCAGGAAATGCTTGCTAAATTTAATATAAAAGCTGATGAGTTGCGCCAATCGTTGAATCTTGTTTCGCGTCTTTAGCTTATCTTCAATA comes from the Bartonella sp. HY038 genome and includes:
- a CDS encoding Phenylacetic acid catabolic protein translates to MTGQKIRERDLGEFLKNGGLLLSPEEVLEPYRSELIQIMAAFFDSELAVSAGFVDLLNMAPNINLRINVARLVVEKAEHAKAILDMMRDFGEEGQEYQNRVNNEKGFNWAARLDRGHNGAMPNMINLDKRVNVLYYPYENWPDAVMMYVVMEKAAHILISELSKIFYKPLGMACQLVMTSERQHSYLSRKELLRLAKGSMKTGDLGKIEASLDYWLFRARANFDSINLPYFERLRALGLPHRSNQEMLAKFNIKADELRQSLNLVSRL
- a CDS encoding Phenylacetic acid catabolic protein; its protein translation is MINGFDNVIALEAHIKSGGVISSPRNVTSRYRADLLRLMASFVDSEFAASAGFASILNEAPGIVQRINVARIVLEKAESGEAVLNIMADFGIDIQQYGNNHPDRSNFDWSDRLERDGDMSALPYNLRDMRLSVFYYPFKNWCDAMMMGVLMGKAKQIQLQELSQISYAPLADAFRTISTIEQRHTNLARDELLRLAKGAYKNGTSDELKSLFHYWLPKVRAIFGSVNSSGFERLKKFGLRYRSNKEMLDEFNLRAEELRQSLRIIAGL